A single window of Intrasporangium calvum DSM 43043 DNA harbors:
- a CDS encoding RNA polymerase sigma factor, with amino-acid sequence MSIHEMGPPGREQRFARLFDHAYAPVLRFVERRVHPSHAEDLVADVFLVAWRRLDELPADLDDARAWLFGVARRTLMAGARGQQRQQALAVRIAENSFGQHVAELDVDFVARRLDVAQAWKRLSALHQEALALTVWDGLDAPRAAQVLGISPVAYRLRLSRARRALRAHLQSLPHPTAAPAAEAATPRSTS; translated from the coding sequence ATGAGCATTCACGAGATGGGACCGCCGGGACGCGAGCAACGGTTTGCGCGGCTGTTCGACCATGCCTACGCCCCGGTGTTGCGCTTCGTCGAACGTCGCGTCCACCCCAGCCACGCCGAGGACCTCGTCGCCGACGTCTTCCTCGTCGCGTGGCGCCGCCTCGACGAGCTGCCGGCTGACCTGGACGACGCCCGGGCCTGGCTCTTCGGCGTCGCTCGGCGAACCCTGATGGCCGGGGCCCGGGGACAACAACGACAGCAGGCGCTCGCCGTCCGGATCGCCGAGAACTCGTTCGGGCAGCACGTCGCCGAGCTCGACGTGGACTTCGTGGCCCGGCGGCTGGACGTCGCACAGGCGTGGAAGCGGCTCTCCGCCCTGCACCAGGAGGCCCTCGCGCTGACGGTGTGGGACGGGCTCGATGCGCCACGGGCCGCACAGGTCCTCGGCATCTCCCCGGTGGCGTACCGGCTGCGCCTCAGCCGGGCCCGCAGGGCCCTCCGGGCCCATCTCCAGTCCCTGCCTCACCCCACCGCAGCACCTGCGGCCGAGGCCGCCACCCCGAGGAGCACCTCATGA
- a CDS encoding 1,4-dihydroxy-2-naphthoyl-CoA synthase, with product MSSEIFDPGEWDVVPGFDFTDITYHRRRHVEGRPRPESGVVRVAFDRPEVLNAFRPHTVDELYRALDHARMTPDVGVVLITGNGPSPKDGKWAFCSGGDQRIRGRSGYQYAAGETADTVDDARVKAQGGRLHILEVQRLIRTMPKIVIAVVNGWAAGGGHSLHVICDLTIASREHARFKQTDADVGSFDGGYGSAYLAKSVGQKFAREIFHLGRTYTAEDMHRMGAVNIVADHMDLEKEALQAASEIMGKSPQAQRMLKFAFNLTDDGLMGQQVFAGEATRLAYMTDEAVEGRDQFLEKRDPDWAPFPWYF from the coding sequence GTGAGCAGCGAGATCTTCGACCCGGGCGAGTGGGACGTCGTGCCCGGCTTCGACTTCACCGACATCACCTACCACCGGCGTCGCCACGTCGAGGGGCGACCCCGCCCCGAGTCAGGTGTCGTGCGGGTCGCCTTCGACCGGCCGGAGGTGCTCAACGCCTTCCGCCCGCACACCGTCGACGAGCTCTACCGGGCTCTCGACCACGCCCGGATGACACCCGACGTCGGCGTCGTCCTCATCACCGGCAACGGGCCCTCGCCCAAGGACGGCAAGTGGGCCTTCTGCTCCGGCGGTGACCAGCGGATCCGGGGCCGTTCGGGCTACCAGTACGCCGCGGGCGAGACCGCGGACACCGTCGACGACGCGCGGGTCAAGGCGCAGGGTGGGCGGCTGCACATCCTCGAGGTCCAGCGCCTCATCCGGACCATGCCGAAGATCGTCATCGCCGTCGTGAACGGGTGGGCCGCCGGCGGCGGCCACTCGCTCCACGTCATCTGCGACCTGACGATCGCGTCGCGCGAGCACGCGAGGTTCAAGCAGACCGACGCCGACGTCGGCTCGTTCGACGGTGGCTACGGCTCGGCCTACCTCGCCAAGTCGGTGGGCCAGAAGTTCGCCCGGGAGATCTTCCACCTCGGCCGGACCTACACCGCCGAGGACATGCACCGCATGGGCGCGGTCAACATCGTCGCCGACCACATGGACCTCGAGAAGGAGGCCCTGCAGGCCGCCTCCGAGATCATGGGCAAGAGCCCCCAGGCCCAACGCATGCTGAAGTTCGCGTTCAACCTCACCGACGACGGGTTGATGGGCCAGCAGGTCTTCGCGGGTGAGGCGACGCGGTTGGCCTACATGACGGACGAGGCCGTCGAAGGCCGCGACCAGTTCCTCGAGAAGCGGGACCCCGACTGGGCCCCGTTCCCCTGGTACTTCTGA
- a CDS encoding NUDIX hydrolase: MPIPPYVAHLRTMVGQDLLWLPGATAVVLRAAMDDGADEVLLVRRTDNGEWTPVTGIVDPGEDPHVTAAREALEEASVVVEVERLVWVSAGPPVVHHNGDVAQYLDHTFRCHWVSGEPRPGDDEASEARWHRLDALPSMRRHFLDRIACAVENPRDVRLGGWVDASRDVP; encoded by the coding sequence ATGCCCATCCCGCCCTACGTCGCCCACCTGCGCACCATGGTCGGACAGGACCTGCTCTGGCTGCCCGGTGCCACCGCCGTGGTGCTCCGTGCGGCGATGGATGACGGCGCTGACGAGGTGCTCCTCGTCCGGCGGACGGACAACGGGGAGTGGACTCCGGTCACCGGCATCGTCGACCCGGGGGAGGACCCGCATGTGACGGCGGCGCGTGAAGCCCTCGAGGAGGCGTCCGTCGTGGTCGAGGTGGAGCGACTCGTCTGGGTGTCGGCCGGCCCTCCCGTCGTCCATCACAACGGCGACGTGGCGCAGTACCTCGACCACACGTTCCGGTGCCACTGGGTCTCCGGAGAGCCCCGCCCGGGCGACGACGAGGCGAGCGAGGCTCGGTGGCACCGGCTCGACGCCCTGCCGTCGATGCGCCGACACTTTCTCGACCGGATCGCCTGCGCGGTCGAGAACCCGCGTGACGTGCGGCTCGGGGGCTGGGTCGACGCGTCACGAGACGTGCCGTAG
- the cobT gene encoding nicotinate-nucleotide--dimethylbenzimidazole phosphoribosyltransferase yields the protein MPTQTSTITPPDEQVRAVALERLDGLAKPLGALGRLEEVGAWLAACQGVCPPEPVERVRAVVLAGDHGVTRAGVSASPSEVTAAMVHAFVAGVAGVSVLARQHGATVRVLDIGVDADLSSAPADVTAHKLTRSSGSIDVTDAISRDLAVRAIAVGAEIADAEVDAGAQLLVLGDMGIGNTTPSAALIAASLGLDAAAVIGRGTGIDEAAHDRKLDVLARALARACDDDRRIEDPVQRLAALGSADLAVGTGFLVQAARRGVPVLLDGVIACAEALVAAGLAPGAEAWFLAGHRSTEPAQAHALAALGLEPLIDLGMRLGEGSGAMTAVPLVQSAALLVREMALLSDLVGP from the coding sequence ATGCCCACGCAGACGTCCACCATCACCCCGCCGGACGAGCAGGTCCGCGCGGTGGCCCTCGAGCGGCTCGACGGCCTGGCCAAGCCACTCGGGGCGCTCGGACGGCTGGAGGAGGTCGGGGCCTGGCTCGCGGCCTGCCAGGGCGTGTGCCCGCCGGAGCCGGTCGAGCGGGTCCGGGCGGTCGTCCTCGCGGGCGACCACGGTGTCACCCGAGCCGGGGTCTCTGCCTCCCCCAGCGAGGTGACCGCCGCGATGGTCCACGCCTTCGTGGCGGGCGTCGCCGGCGTCAGTGTCCTGGCCCGACAGCACGGCGCCACGGTCCGCGTCCTCGACATCGGCGTGGACGCCGACCTCTCCAGCGCGCCGGCCGACGTCACGGCGCACAAGCTGACCCGCTCGTCCGGGTCGATCGATGTGACGGACGCGATCAGCCGGGACCTGGCCGTGCGGGCCATCGCGGTGGGCGCCGAGATCGCCGACGCCGAGGTCGACGCCGGCGCGCAGCTGCTCGTCCTCGGCGACATGGGCATCGGCAACACCACCCCCTCCGCCGCGCTCATCGCCGCGAGCCTCGGGCTCGACGCAGCGGCGGTCATCGGCCGAGGGACCGGCATCGACGAGGCGGCGCACGACCGCAAGCTCGACGTCCTGGCCCGCGCCCTCGCCCGCGCCTGCGACGACGACCGTCGCATCGAGGACCCCGTGCAGCGCCTTGCCGCGCTCGGCTCGGCCGACCTCGCGGTGGGGACCGGCTTCCTCGTCCAGGCGGCCCGGCGCGGCGTGCCCGTCCTGCTCGACGGCGTCATCGCCTGCGCGGAGGCGCTCGTCGCAGCGGGCCTCGCCCCCGGCGCGGAGGCCTGGTTCCTCGCGGGGCACCGATCCACCGAGCCGGCCCAGGCGCACGCGCTCGCGGCGCTGGGCCTGGAGCCGCTGATCGACCTCGGGATGCGTCTGGGAGAGGGGTCAGGAGCGATGACCGCCGTCCCGCTCGTGCAGTCCGCGGCTCTCCTGGTCCGGGAGATGGCGCTGCTCAGCGACCTCGTCGGGCCCTGA